In Nodosilinea sp. PGN35, the genomic stretch AAAGTCGCCGCTGCTGTCGCCGCCGCCGATGTGCTGTGCGGACTGGCAGAAGTCGCCATCTTCCAGGGCTACTGCTGCCCCGAGATGGATGAGTCACGGGCGATCGCCGTCACCGAGGGCCGCCACCCCGTGGTCGAGCAGCTGCTCCCGGCGGGGTTCTTTGTGCCCAACTCCAACTATATGGGCACGATGCCGAGCGATCGTGACGCCGCGCACCCCCAAGACCTGATCATTCTCACCGGCCCCAACGCCAGCGGCAAGAGCTGCTACCTGCGCCAGGTGGGGCTGATTCAGCTGATGGCCCAGATGGGGAGTTTCGTTCCGGCAAAGGCGGCAAAGCTGGGGGTGTGCGATCGCATCTTCACCCGCGTCGGCGCTGTCGATGACCTGGCCAGCGGCCAATCGACCTTTATGGTGGAGATGAACGAAACCGCGAATATTCTCAACCACGCCACGCCCAAATCCCTGGTGCTGCTGGATGAAATTGGCCGGGGCACCGCCACCTTCGACGGCCTCTCCATCGCCTGGGCGGTAGCCGAGCACCTGGCCGTGGAGCTCCAGGCCCGCACCATTTTTGCCACCCATTACCACGAGCTGAATGAGCTGGCGGCCCTGGTGCCCAACGTCGCCAACTACCAGGTGACGGTGAAAGAAATGCCCGACCAGATTATCTTTCTCCACCAGGTGCAGCCCGGCGGGGCCGACAAATCCTACGGCATTGAGGCGGGGCGGCTGGCGGGGCTGCCAGCCTCGGTGATTCAGCGCGCCCGCGACGTGATGCGCGAAATTGAGCGCCACAGCACCATCGCCGTGGGCCTGCGGGGGGAGGTGCCCAAACCTGCCAAACCTCGCCGTGCTAGAGAGGCCGCTGCGTCCTACGATCCCTCCGAACAGCTCGATCTGTTTGGTAAGTAACCGTTGCTGAGCAATATAGCCATGGTCAATGGGCTTAAGACATTCAGCAGCCCCAGGAACGTTCAAACGTTTGAACGTTCCTTTAGAAAATGTCTTAACCGGACTGGCTACCGCTGTAACCACCGCCCAGTTCACAGAGCCCGGCCAGCACAAACAGCAGCAGTGATTGAAGCATAGGGTCGTTGTGGGTCGTTGTGTAGGGGCCGACCGCGCCGGAAGAGCTGCCCCAGGGCGCGGCTTAGGGTGCGGCAGGGTCGCGTTGCTTAAAGATGACATGCAGGCCCGATCGCGGTCGCAGGGTGGGGATAGGCGTCATTTGAAGATTTTGACCAGGGACTAAACTCCAGGTGTAGTGGCGCAGCAGATGGGCGGCTACCAGCTTGATCTCCATCTGGGCGAAGGCCAGGCCCAGGCAGACGCGGGGGCCGCCACCAAAGCCCACCAGGCTAAATTCGGCGCGCCTGTGCTCGGCTCGCTCGGGGCTAAAGCGATCGGGGTCGAAGGTTTCGGGGTTGGTGTAGATGGTGCGATCGCGGTGGGCCGCATTGATGCGGTACAGCGCCATCCAGCCCTCGGGCACGCGGTAGCCATTAAACTCAAAAGCTTTGACCACGCCACGAAAACCGCCGCCCACAGGTGGATAAAGCCGCTCTACCTCTTTGACAATCTGATCGAGGTAGGGCATTTGCCGCAGGTGATCCAGAGCGATCGCGCCGTTTGTCGCCATCAGGGTCGCCTGCTCCTGCCGGGCCTGCGCCCAAACGCTGGGGTGCTGTGCCAGGGCCATGACCAGGGAGGTCAGCATAGATGTAGTGGTTTCGTGCCCGGCAAACAGCATCAGTAGCGCCTGCACCTTAATTTCGCTCAGACTCAGGCGGTTGCCCGCTTCGTCTTCGCTCTGCACCAGCAGGCCAAGGGCGTCGTGGGTGGGGTTGAGCTGGCGATCGCGCACCACCTGCTCAATGTGGTCGAGCAGCCGATCCCGCGCTCGAATCGCCCTGCCAAAGGGCGTCCAGCCCCAGCGCAGGGGGGGCGCAAACAGACCCGCCGTCAGCGCCGTAAACCACTGTGAGAGCTGCGCCGTTTCGGCTCCCGGTGCGCTGCCCAGCAGCAGCGTGCTGGCAATGTCGAAGGTGAGCTGCTTCATTTCGTTGAACCAGGCGAACTGGCCCAGGGTTTCCCACCGCTGAGCGTAGCGTTCGGTCAGGCTCTGCATGGTGTCCACATAGGCCGCCAGGGCAGGGCCATGGAAAGCGGGCATGAGCAGCTTGCGGTTGCGGCGGTGTTCGTCGCCCTCCTGCAAAAAGAGCGACTCCCCCAGCAGTTCTCGAAAGGTGCCGGGCCAGCCCTCCCGCCACGAGAAGCAGTCCATGTGGGTAGAGAGCACAAACTGGTTGGCCTCTGGCCCCATCATTACGACGGTGGGGCGGCCCAGCAAACGGGTTTTGAAGATCGGCCCATACCGGTCTCGGCGTTTGTCGGCAAAGTTGGGATCCAGCAAAAAGTTGAGGGTTTCACCCACCACGGGCAGCCCAAAGCTGCCGGGGGGTAGGAGCGACCGGTCTGAGGTAGAAGAGGCCATACACAGCGGCAGAATGCGGGGGCACCCGATCAAAAGCACCGACGCTTTCTAGCGTACCGCAAGGGCCGTTTGGGTTCGCTAGCGATCGCCGGATCGCTGCCAAAGATTTAGCTCCGGCACGTCCACCGCAGGCGGCAGGCTCAGCAACCAGTCGATGGCGGAGGTAATCACCGCGATCGGGATTGGCGTCTGCGGCCCGAACCGACCCTCCTCAATGTCGAGCAGAACTTCCTCGGTGGCCACATTGCCGGGGTTGATGACGGTGAAGCCAATATTCTGACCGCCCAGGGCCAGCCGCAGCGACTGCACCGCCCCTTGCAGGCCAAACTTGGCGGCGGTGTTGGCCACCTCGGGCGAGGCGCAGTTGTCTAGCCCGGTGAGGGCACCGATGTAGATGGCGCGGGGGTTGACGGCCTGGGTCAGGTTCGCCGCCAGGGCGCGGGTGATCTCGATCGGGGCAATGGTGTTGACGCCGATTACAAAACGGGTTTCGCCGTCGGAGCTGGCCATGAAGTCGTAGGCGTCGGTAAATGCGCCTGCTTCCCACACGCCGCCCATGAACAGCAGGGCGTCGAGGGGGGTGTTGCCCAGGGCGCGGGCGATCGCCCCGATGCCCTCTGGCCCCGAAATATCGGCCTGGATCCACTCCCCCGCCACTGCCGGGCTGCGGGACACAGACCAGACCCGGTCGCCTCGGTTGGCACAGTGCCGGGCCACCGCCGCCCCAATGCCGCGACTGGCTCCGACAACGACAACGGTTTGAGGGGCTGGGGTCATAGATCTACGGCGAGGTTTCAGGTATAGCCACAGTCAATCGGGTTAAGACACTCAGTAGCCTGAGAAACGTGTGAACGTTCACACGTTTGAATGTTCATAGTTTGTCTCGATGTCGTCAGCCGTTTGACTATGGTTTACCATCAGCAGTCCACCGAGGGCAATGGCGATCAGCGGCAGGCCAAACACCCAGCGCTGGCGATCGCGCGCCCGATCCTTCAGCGCTTCCTGCACAAACGACTCGCCCTTCTCCATCTCCTGGTAGGAAAGGGTGTAGGACGACAGCTCCCGCAGGCGGTCTTCGCTGAGGGGCTCGCCCTGCCAGCGGCTGTCGCGCTCTAGCTGGGTGAGCTGCTGAATGTGGGCCTGCATTTCGACCTCGCCAAGGGTGGCCTCCGCTGCTAGTTCGCGCTCGGTGTCGGTCAAAAAGCGATCTTGCAGTGCCGGGTAGTAGTGCTCGATCAGACCCAGCAGGGGCTGGTCGGCGTGGGGGTTGACCATCAGCCACAGCCCCGACAGCAGGGCTAGGCCCAGGCTTCCCATCCCCAGGGTTCTAGCCGCCTGGGCGAGAATGCGGCGGCGCTGATCTGGCGAGGCGAGAATTAGCGGTTGCAGCAGGGTGGCGATCGCCAGCACGGCCCCAAAGGTGCAGACAATGGTGGCCCCGGTGGGCAAATCGCCCAGGTAAGAGGCCCCAATGCCCACGGCGCTGGTGACTAGCCCCACCGTCCAGCCCAGCAGCAGCTTGAGCCAAACCCGGCTGCTGTAGAGGGTGCCGATGGCCGCTGGAATGATCAAAAACGAGAAAACCAGCAAAACGCCTGCGATCGCCACGGAGCTGGTCACCACCACGCCAAAAGAGACGTAAAACAAAAAATCCCACAGCCACAGCCGCCACCCTTTAGCGATGGCCTGCTCGGGATTGAGGGAAATGGTCAGGAAGCGATCGCGGCAGAGCCAGTGAAACATTCCCACCGCGCCGTAGAGCCCCACCACCTTGAGCAGGTCGCCCTCGGTGGTGGTGAGCAGGCTGCCCACCAGAATTTGCTTAATGTGCTCGGCCCCCTGGGGGGAGCGATCGATCAGCAAAAATGCCGCCGCCGCCGACACCACATACACCACCCCAATGAACGTTTCCTGGGATACCCGCCCGCTCCACTGGCGGCTGAGGGAGAGAATCGCCGCCCCCGCCACCGTAAACGCGAGGGAATAGCCGTAGGCCGCCGGCGTCTGGGGCAGGTGGCCCAGCATAAAGGCCACCGTCGCCCCCAGTGCCGAGATCTGGGCCAGGGCCAGATCGACAAACACCACATTGCGGCTGAGCACGTGAATGCCCAGGTAGGTGTGAATGCCGATCAGCACCAGGGCGACCAGAAAGGGAATCGTCAGCAGTTGCAGTGCGTCTTCCATCTCAGCTTCCTCCTATAGGCCATAGTCGCCTGGGTTGGGACATCTAGAAACGTTTGAACGTTCAAACGTTTGAACGTTTGGGGGGGAATGTCTTAACCGGACTAACTAGAGCTATGCAAGCCCTGAGCCTGAAACGCCTGCACCAGAGCACTGATGTTGTAGTCAAACAGCGAGAAATAGTCCGCCGCTCCCGGCACCGCCCCCACCGACGAGATCAGCTCGACGACGGTGGCCCCGGTTTTGCCGTGCAGCAGGTTGGGCACCCGCTCCGACTCGTAGGGTTCTTTGACAATCAGCGGCACGTGCTCGGCTTTGATCGTCTTTATCAGCTGGGCCAGGTGGGCCGGACTGGGCGGAATGCCCGGTTTCGGCTCGATGTAGTCAACCACATTGAGCCGAAACCGTCGCGACAGGTAGGGCCAGCTGTTGTGGTAAGCGATGATCGGCTGCCCCTGGTAGGGGGCCAACTGCTGCTCCCAATCGGTGAGTTTGGCCTGCAAGTCGGCGACGAACTGGGCGCGGTTGGCTTCGTAGGTGGCGGCGTGGTCGGGGTCAATGCGATCGAGCCCCTCCATGATCGCCCCGGAGATCGTGACACCATTGAGCGGGTCGAGCCAGTAGTGGGGGTTGCCCGCCCCGTGGGTGTGGCCCTGCACCGGGGCAATAGTGGTGGCCCGCGCCTCCAGCAGGGGAATGCCCTTGGAGGCATCGACGTAGCCCGGTCGGTTGGGCTGGAGATTGGGATTGTCGATCTCTTTCAGCAGCTGGTCGATCCACAGGTCGTGGTCGAGGCCAATTTTGACCACCAGCTGGGCCTGCTTGAGCTGTTGCAGGTTGGCCAGCCGGGGCTCAAAGGTGTGGGGGTCTTGGGCGGGCGGGGCAATGCTGGTGACATGGACGCGATCGCCCCCGACGATCTCCACCAAACTCTTGAGGTCGGAGGTGGTGGTGACCACCTCCAGCCGTGGGTCGGCGGCGGCAGCGGCGGCCTCGCCAAAGAGCAGCCCAGCCCCAAAGGCCAGGCCCAAAACCAGCGAAAACAAACGTCGTAGCATAAATGAATTTTCAATTCCTCAGGTTTCAAGAGCTAGTTTGTAGGTTGGGTTGACGAAGGAAACCCAACACATTCTTAGTCATTTATTTCACCTGCTTCAGCAATCGCTTTGTCAACGGCCGCTCCACTCCGCCGCTTGCAAATGTTAGCATTGACAAGAAAATCCTAATTACAGGCTGGAGTAAATGGTTTTTAGCGATGTGGTCGAAGTTATCAAAAATCTTTCCACAGATGAAAAGCGCGAAATTCAGCTGTTGTTGCAGCAGTACCTCCGCGAAGAGCGCCGTGATGAAATACATGCCAACTTTGAAGTTGCCCAGGCAGAACATGAAAACAGGGGACTTACCTTTTCCTCGGACATCCATGAATTAAAACAAATGGTTGAGGATTAATCTGTGGAAGTCAGTTTTAGTTCTCCCTTTAAGCGGGTCTTTAAAAAACGCATCAAAGGAAACGCAGAACTAGAGGCCAGGTTTTGGCAGAAGCTAGAGCAGTTTACAGCAGACCCCTTTCATCCAAGCTTAAAGACCCACAAGCTATCGGGCAAATTAAAAGACCTTTGGAGCTTTAGCGTAGATTACGATGCGCGAGTAATTTTTTATTTTACAGAAGACGACAAAGCTGTCTTCATTGATATTGGTAGTCATGACGAGGTTTATTGAGCAGTAGGGCTTTTGCCGAAACCGTCTGTTATCCCAAAGATTAACGTTGGCGAACCATTGACCTCTCGGCACCACAACATTAGCTGGTGGGCGGTGCCCACCCTACAAGTCAACGGAAAATTATTCGTAGGGTGGGTTAGGCGATCGTTCTCCCTTGCCCCCGCCGTTAACCTGTCGCTTCGCCGTAACCCACCGCCCACCCATGGCCAGAGGCTCGATTTGAGTGAGCGGTGGGTCGGGCGATCGGGCTGCGGTGCAGGGATAGAGCCAATAGCGATGACCCATCCTACAGAGCATTTCCTCCTGGGAGGGGGAGGGGTGGGTTAAGCCTCGTCGACCCAGAGGCTCTTGGGAATGACGCAGTGGAGGCTCTTGGCATCGGCGGCGATCGCATTCAGTCGGCAGTCCATGGCGATACTGGCCAGGCCGTAGGCATCGAGCCGCGACAGTCCCTTCTTCTCCTGGAGCTGGGCCATCATGTCGAGGGAGGCGGCATCCATGATGGCGTTGAGGTCGTCGCCTTCGGTGAAGGCCACGAAGTAGTCATCGGTTTCTGCCGTCGGATAGGCTACCGTCTTGGTGGCGGTCACATCCTTGGGGTTGAGGCAGTGGACGCCCTTGTTGATGTCCACCACCTGGGAGACGCGGCAGTCTGACACCGTGGGCATCAGGGCCTCGGCTTCGGCGGCAGAGATCTGGCGCTGCGCGGCCAGAAACTCAATGGTTTCGGCCTTGGCAATGTCCAGAGCGATGTTGAGGTCGCGATCGACTCCGAGGCGGATCCAGTCGGTAGGGGTTTCGATCTGGGGCCATTCAATCGACTCGCCTTTGATCAACTCCACATTCAGCACAATCTCTTTGAAGGCTGACTCCAGGGCCGTCAGGTTGATCTCGCCGTTGCCCTGGGCGGCGTGGGAGTCGCCTGTCCACAGCAGCGCCCCATCCACAAAGACGGGCACGTAGAGGGTGGTGCCAGCGACCATATCGCGGATGTCGAGGTTGCCTGCGTAGCGACCGGGGGGAACGCTGCTGTACTGGCCGGGTTCTTCTCGGGCCACGCCGATGGTGCCGGGGAAGGGCGCGAGCGGGATCTCAATGCCGGGGAGAAATTCAGCCACTTTGCGATCCATGTCGAGGTAGACATATTTCACCTGGCCGTCGGGAAACTGGTCAGGAAACTGGCCAAACATGCCCGGCACGTTGAAGTTGGTGGCGTAGGCCCGGGGCACAATCTTGAGGATGTTGACTTTGAGGGTGTCGCCGGGTTCGGCCCCCTCGACGTAGATTGGCCCGGTGAGGGTGTGGGGGCCGCGACCGGGGTGGTCGGTTCTCAGTTTTTTGATCTCTTCAATGGTGAGGCCCGGCACCACCTGGTTGTGGGAGTGCATCATGGTCTCGACTACCACCGTGTCGCCGGAGGCGATGTGCAGGACAGGCTCTTCGGCATTGTCAAACCAGCCCCACTGGGTAGTTTCTAGAGTAGCGGGCAGCAGGTGCACCATGCCGGGATAGGTGGCGGGCACCTGGCGCAGGGCGGCTTTGACCTCCGCTTTACTCAGTTCTCCCACCTGCTCCAGGGCAAAGGCCCCCGTTGCAAACACAATGCCAAAGCAGATCAAGCTCAGGCCCAGCCACCGAGCGAGTTTGCCAGGCAGCCCTAAACGTCTTCCTCTAATCATCTTGAACGACCATCCTCAACGACCAATGGTTTACCGTTTGACCGGCGGAAAGCCGTGAGCTAGCTTCCGAAAGTCAAAGATTCGTCCACCTTGCCCGATTGAGGGGCCGCATTCTGCCACATGGGTAACCGTATGGAGGGTTAAACGGGGATTTAGAGCCGTTTAAGGGTATTTTTGAGGGAATGATTCTCATTTTCACCGAGAGGCTCCTCCCTGGCACCGCCCCACGCTGCTAAGGGCAGAATCTCCTCAGCAACACAGCTCCGAATCGTAGGGTGGGCACTGCCCACCAGTCCCAGGCAACGCCGTCACCGAGTTTCTTCGTGCTCTATTGAAGAGCAGCGCTGTCGGTCAACCGGAGAGGGCGATCGCCCCCCTCAATACACCGTTTCGTATTCCCCACCCTCGGCACTGTGGAGTTTCCAGTATTCTTCGGCGATCAGGTCGCTGCTGTACCTGGGGTCGTCGCTGTTAACCGTGCCCGCAATGGTGATGGTGCCCACCTTAATGGGGGAGTCGGCCAGGGCCGCGTGGAGGGTGTTGGCCAGCACGCGAATGCCCGCCTTGCCAATGGAGAGCGACACAAAATCGGGGTGGGGATAGAGGGCAAAGCCGCCGCCGGTAAACAAAATCGTCCCCTTTTGGGCGGCCTGCATAGCGGGGAGGACGGCCTGGACGCAGGCGATCGCCCCCGCCACGTTGGCCCGAAAATCGCTCACCAGGGTGTCGTAGCGGGTCTGTAGAACGCTCTCCATGCGGGGCACGGCGGCGTTGTAGACCAGCACCCCCGGTGTACCCAACTGAGCTTGGATTTGGTCGAAAGCTGCCGTCAGCGCCGCCTCATCCCCGGCGTCGGCCAAAAAGTAGTGGGCAGCTATGCCCTCACTTTGCAGGGTGGCCTGGTAGCCCTGGAGCTTGCCTTCGTTGCGAGCCACCATGGCAATAGTGAACCCTTCTTTGGCAAATCGACGGGCGATCGCCATACCGTTGCCCTCGCCCATACCCACGATCACACATAGTTCAGTCATTTCTGGTTTCCTAACTTGCTTAATTCCTAACCTAGTGGGAGGCTATAGATAAATCAAATCGATATTTAAGATAAAAGTCATCAACCAAATTGATTCATCGATTGCGTGATAGATTTGAGCGCCATTGACCTCAACCTGCTGGTGGCCTTTGAGGCGCTGTACGCCGAGGGCAGCGTCACCGGGGCGGCCCAGCGGATTCACATTGGGCAGCCTGCTATGAGCGCGGCGCTGGGTCGGCTGCGATCGCTCTTTGCCGACGACCTGTTTGTGCGGGTGGGGCGCGAGATGCGGCCCACCGCCAAAGCCGATGCGATCGCGCCCCAG encodes the following:
- a CDS encoding cytochrome P450, translating into MASSTSDRSLLPPGSFGLPVVGETLNFLLDPNFADKRRDRYGPIFKTRLLGRPTVVMMGPEANQFVLSTHMDCFSWREGWPGTFRELLGESLFLQEGDEHRRNRKLLMPAFHGPALAAYVDTMQSLTERYAQRWETLGQFAWFNEMKQLTFDIASTLLLGSAPGAETAQLSQWFTALTAGLFAPPLRWGWTPFGRAIRARDRLLDHIEQVVRDRQLNPTHDALGLLVQSEDEAGNRLSLSEIKVQALLMLFAGHETTTSMLTSLVMALAQHPSVWAQARQEQATLMATNGAIALDHLRQMPYLDQIVKEVERLYPPVGGGFRGVVKAFEFNGYRVPEGWMALYRINAAHRDRTIYTNPETFDPDRFSPERAEHRRAEFSLVGFGGGPRVCLGLAFAQMEIKLVAAHLLRHYTWSLVPGQNLQMTPIPTLRPRSGLHVIFKQRDPAAP
- a CDS encoding SDR family oxidoreductase, with the translated sequence MTPAPQTVVVVGASRGIGAAVARHCANRGDRVWSVSRSPAVAGEWIQADISGPEGIGAIARALGNTPLDALLFMGGVWEAGAFTDAYDFMASSDGETRFVIGVNTIAPIEITRALAANLTQAVNPRAIYIGALTGLDNCASPEVANTAAKFGLQGAVQSLRLALGGQNIGFTVINPGNVATEEVLLDIEEGRFGPQTPIPIAVITSAIDWLLSLPPAVDVPELNLWQRSGDR
- a CDS encoding metal ABC transporter permease, yielding MEDALQLLTIPFLVALVLIGIHTYLGIHVLSRNVVFVDLALAQISALGATVAFMLGHLPQTPAAYGYSLAFTVAGAAILSLSRQWSGRVSQETFIGVVYVVSAAAAFLLIDRSPQGAEHIKQILVGSLLTTTEGDLLKVVGLYGAVGMFHWLCRDRFLTISLNPEQAIAKGWRLWLWDFLFYVSFGVVVTSSVAIAGVLLVFSFLIIPAAIGTLYSSRVWLKLLLGWTVGLVTSAVGIGASYLGDLPTGATIVCTFGAVLAIATLLQPLILASPDQRRRILAQAARTLGMGSLGLALLSGLWLMVNPHADQPLLGLIEHYYPALQDRFLTDTERELAAEATLGEVEMQAHIQQLTQLERDSRWQGEPLSEDRLRELSSYTLSYQEMEKGESFVQEALKDRARDRQRWVFGLPLIAIALGGLLMVNHSQTADDIETNYEHSNV
- a CDS encoding metal ABC transporter substrate-binding protein, producing MLRRLFSLVLGLAFGAGLLFGEAAAAAADPRLEVVTTTSDLKSLVEIVGGDRVHVTSIAPPAQDPHTFEPRLANLQQLKQAQLVVKIGLDHDLWIDQLLKEIDNPNLQPNRPGYVDASKGIPLLEARATTIAPVQGHTHGAGNPHYWLDPLNGVTISGAIMEGLDRIDPDHAATYEANRAQFVADLQAKLTDWEQQLAPYQGQPIIAYHNSWPYLSRRFRLNVVDYIEPKPGIPPSPAHLAQLIKTIKAEHVPLIVKEPYESERVPNLLHGKTGATVVELISSVGAVPGAADYFSLFDYNISALVQAFQAQGLHSSS
- a CDS encoding type II toxin-antitoxin system YafQ family toxin; amino-acid sequence: MEVSFSSPFKRVFKKRIKGNAELEARFWQKLEQFTADPFHPSLKTHKLSGKLKDLWSFSVDYDARVIFYFTEDDKAVFIDIGSHDEVY
- a CDS encoding acetamidase/formamidase family protein, whose translation is MIRGRRLGLPGKLARWLGLSLICFGIVFATGAFALEQVGELSKAEVKAALRQVPATYPGMVHLLPATLETTQWGWFDNAEEPVLHIASGDTVVVETMMHSHNQVVPGLTIEEIKKLRTDHPGRGPHTLTGPIYVEGAEPGDTLKVNILKIVPRAYATNFNVPGMFGQFPDQFPDGQVKYVYLDMDRKVAEFLPGIEIPLAPFPGTIGVAREEPGQYSSVPPGRYAGNLDIRDMVAGTTLYVPVFVDGALLWTGDSHAAQGNGEINLTALESAFKEIVLNVELIKGESIEWPQIETPTDWIRLGVDRDLNIALDIAKAETIEFLAAQRQISAAEAEALMPTVSDCRVSQVVDINKGVHCLNPKDVTATKTVAYPTAETDDYFVAFTEGDDLNAIMDAASLDMMAQLQEKKGLSRLDAYGLASIAMDCRLNAIAADAKSLHCVIPKSLWVDEA
- a CDS encoding SDR family NAD(P)-dependent oxidoreductase, whose translation is MTELCVIVGMGEGNGMAIARRFAKEGFTIAMVARNEGKLQGYQATLQSEGIAAHYFLADAGDEAALTAAFDQIQAQLGTPGVLVYNAAVPRMESVLQTRYDTLVSDFRANVAGAIACVQAVLPAMQAAQKGTILFTGGGFALYPHPDFVSLSIGKAGIRVLANTLHAALADSPIKVGTITIAGTVNSDDPRYSSDLIAEEYWKLHSAEGGEYETVY